The Setaria italica strain Yugu1 chromosome IX, Setaria_italica_v2.0, whole genome shotgun sequence genome has a window encoding:
- the LOC101753505 gene encoding metalloendoproteinase 1-MMP, with translation MLPCRARLVSVLLLFLLALLRRPLPVACLHVAADAPLTATEHRQDGAAWRSFQQLLDARRGSRVAGLSELKRYLARFGYMPAGAEHEPATDAFDAHMEAAVRRYQSALSLPVTGQLDSATLDRIMAPRCGVGDNGHGATASVSLATAGGAVSRFTFFKGEPRWTQPDPLVLTYAISPTATVDYLPPETVRTVFRRAFARWARVIPVGFAETDDYDAADIRVGFYVGGHGDGIPFDGPLGVLGHAFSPRNGRLHLDAAERWAVDMDAETAHSAVDLESVATHEIGHVLGLGHSSSPKAVMYPSLSPRQKKAELTVDDIEGVQWLYGPNPGFSLSSLYQQDSSMATGTSSWLAGSASLVSAVLVILVTLL, from the coding sequence ATGCTGCCATGTCGCGCGCGCCTCGTAtcggtgctgctgctgtttcTGCTGGCGCTGCTGCGTCGCCCCCTCCCGGTCGCCTGCCTCCACGTGGCCGCCGACGCGCCGCTGACGGCGACGGAGCACCGGCAGGATGGCGCGGCGTGGCGCTCGTTCCAGCAGCTGCTGGACGCGCGCCGGGGCAGCCGCGTCGCCGGCCTCTCCGAGCTCAAGCGCTACCTGGCGAGGTTCGGGTACATGCCCGCCGGGGCGGAGCACGAGCCGGCGACGGACGCGTTTGACGCGCACATGGAGGCCGCCGTGCGGCGGTACCAGTCCGCGCTCAGCCTCCCGGTCACGGGGCAGCTCGACTCCGCCACGCTCGACAGGATCATGGCCCCGCGCTGCGGCGTCGGCGACAACGGCCACGGCGCGACGGCGTCCGTGTCCCTGGcaacggccggcggcgcggtcaGCCGGTTCACGTTCTTCAAGGGCGAGCCGCGGTGGACGCAGCCGGACCCGCTCGTGCTCACGTACGCCATCTCGCCGACGGCCACCGTCGACTACCTGCCGCCGGAGACCGTGCGCACCGTGTTCCGGCGCGCGTTCGCGCGGTGGGCGCGGGTAATCCCCGTGGGCTTCGCCGAGACGGACGACTACGACGCGGCCGACATCAGGGTGGGCTTCTACGTGGGCGGCCACGGCGACGGGATCCCCTTCGACGGGCCGCTCGGCGTGCTCGGCCACGCCTTCTCCCCCAGGAACGGGCGGCTCCACCTCGACGCGGCGGAGCGATGGGCGGTTGACATGGACGCGGAAACGGCGCACTCGGCCGTCGACTTGGAGTCCGTGGCCACGCACGAGATCGGCCACGTCCTTGGGCTGGGGCACTCGTCGTCGCCCAAGGCAGTCATGTACCCGAGCCTCAGCCCACGGCAGAAGAAGGCGGAGCTCACCGTCGACGACATCGAAGGCGTCCAGTGGCTGTACGGACCCAACCCGGGGTTCAGTCTTAGCTCCCTCTACCAGCAGGACTCCTCCATGGCGACGGGGACGAGCAGTTGGCTTGCTGGCTCAGCTAGTTTAGTTTCTGCAGTCCTGGTCATACTGGTGACGCTATTGTAG
- the LOC101753106 gene encoding uncharacterized protein LOC101753106 — MSLGRISRCGGRMGFRGYKFLRKMSSGTQSEGSHQPASKRAVNSCRKNVPGTSFVSDLRDHVHEFIHASADEHRTCFTKTIKKMFGMSKIVAEKSAKVEEAGPESVLPLQTTVSQ; from the exons ATGTCTCTTGGGAGAATCTCCAGATGCGGTGGTCGTATGGGTTTTCGAGGTTACAAG TTTCTCAGGAAGATGTCTAGTGGCACCCAGTCTGAAGGATCACACCAACCTGCTTCAAAGCGTGCTGTGAATTCATGCCGAAAGAATGTACCAGGCACTTCATTCGTCTCAGATTTGAGAGATCACGTCCACGAGTTCATCCATGCCTCTGCAGATGAACACCGGACATGCTTCACAAAGACTATCAAGAAGATGTTTGGGATGTCAAAGATTGTCGCAGAGAAATCTGCAAAAGTAGAGGAAGCTGGACCTGAAAGTGTCTTGCCACTTCAGACCACAGTGTCTCAGTAG